From Felis catus isolate Fca126 chromosome B4, F.catus_Fca126_mat1.0, whole genome shotgun sequence:
CACATAACTGCCACATCCCTTGATAGGGGGCCCCAATATATGGAGTCTCCATGGTTCATCATCAGCTCATAAATCATCAAAGGCACCGTTGCTTCCTGTTCAGTTTTTGTGTGATCAGACTTCATGCTTAtcaaggttttgtgtgtgtgtgcgtgcacatgcatgtgcgtgACAAGAACAAAACCACACATGCCTACATCCACCCAAAGCAGGGAGACGGTTTCTCCCCATGCATCTTTCTTTGAGAGCCTGAAAACCTTTTCCAGAAATCTTTAAGCAGCCCCTCCTAACACAGGTGACGTCCACCACCTATATAATGAATCAAAACCGTGGGAGAAAAGATCCCCATTTTCCTAAGGATTTCTAAATAGTTAGATCCTATTTGGCCTTTGGTCCCATGCCCACCCATAAATGACCCAGTCTCATTGGGAAATAGACCGCTGTGATGAGCCTGGACTAATCAGGATTTTCATGTGGAAAAGGGATGGACAGAGTTCTGCcacaaggagggagggagtgatgCCTGTTGGGCAGACGCTCACCAACACCTGCCGTACACTTTTTTACTGGAGTGTCTGCttatcctttattattattattattactattattattactattattatttatttttgagagagagagagagagcacgcgggcttgagcagaggaggagcagagagagagggagactcagaatccgaagggggctccaggctctgagctgtcagcacagagccggatgcaggacttgaacccaccaacggcagatcataacctgagccgaagtcgcttAACCCActcggccacccaggcgccctctgctTATCCTTTAAATACTACCGCTGACAGTTGCGGAGGCCCCTCTCcagtccttctctttctccaagCTCTTCCCTCACCGCTTTGGGTCTCTTcactttgaaatgtttttctaccACAGATATTCCACCTGTGTTTGGACCCACACCCGCTTGGGCAGGTAAGGCAGCAAATCGAAACTAACCGCCCCTCTGCAGACACACACGGACACCCACTCCTACACACTCACTCACAAAGACACGCATACAGGCAGATGTACTCGTTCCAAATCTTTACTTCCGTTTAGTTTCTGTTTCCCGTAGCATAACCATCTGTTGAACTTAGGCAGAACCACAGAGGCACCATCTTCGTGCggtcacacacagacacagacacagcacAACGTCCACAGCCAGTCCGAGTGCGCTCCTTCCGATCAGCTCATTTGTAGGTCTTCATGTGCCACAGCCCGTCGTTTAGGTAATGGATGTTCTCGATGCCGATGCCTTTGTTGACTTTCTCAATATCTTCTGCGGACATCTTCATGACCCCGACACACAGCGCATGCTGCTTCCCCTCGGCCATGATTGCCACAACCGTATCTACCGCGGCCGGGTAGAGCTTAGCTCCCGGAGAGGTTAAGCCTGGACACATGATATTGGCTCCACTGAGTACAAACTTGATGGCTCCTTTATCGACCTGCTGGTGCGGCAGGATGAAAGGGTATTTGTGCAGTAGCCTCAGGGTCGGATAAAAAGGGCCTTCTCTTTGCCTAAAGAACAGTAACTCTCCGTTTACCGTAAGGATCTCTATGTGTTCGTGGCATCGCACTATTTTGACCGGATCTTTCTTAGGCAAGATCTGATTAAGCCATGGTTCAATACCTGGAAATTGCTCTATCAACTGGTTCTTAATGCCCTTAATAACGGAGGTTTTCAACTGGATGCAGTTCGACACATTTTCTTTCTCGTCAAATTTCTTGAACATGATCCTAGGCGCAGGGGGCGGCGACACGAACAGCCCCGAGCTGGGAAAACACGGCAGTTCCGAGGGTCCCGCACAGGCGCTCACCGGAGGAAGGCCGGCTGGGAAGGTAGCGGCGGCTGTCGTTAACCGGAAGGGAGCGCGCTTTACGGCTCTGCGTGCGATCGACTTCCGCCCCTCGGGAGGCGGCGCGCCCGCGCCGGCGGTTCTGCGGCCGCAGATTCGTCTGCCGGGCGGGTGCGTAAAGGGGCGGGGCTGgcggcagaggaggggcagcggGCGTTCCCGTGGCCGGAAGAGAGGAGCGCGGGGGGCCGGTAGTTTTTACTTTTACTGTCGGTAAACGGGATCGTCGTCCCTGCAGTGACCCCGGCCACGGCCCGGGAAAGCAGGCCGGAGTGGCCCGGCCGTCCGGCCCCGCGGAGTCACCGCGACGAGCCGAGTCCCCGTCGTTACTCCCGGTTCCCCTCGCTCacaccctcccttctccccaccgcCCTCTGACACTGTCCTTGCAAACCCCTGAATGCAGCCTCCTCCCTCTGAGTCCTCTGCACCTGAACCTGAGAGGAGAGGCTTCCGGCCGGGAGGAATGCACATCCTGTAGGATTTCAATCCATTCCGAGATGTCCACGCTCATTTTTAGTCAGAATATGGTGTCTCTTGGCCGATGTCACACGTGCTCCTGTAAACCGTGTGCATCCTGCTTTGTTTGGGTGCAGTGCTGTGTCCCGCAGGTGGGTAGGGTTGTTCACGTCTTGagccttactgattttctgcctacttGCTCTGTAAATTGCCGAGCAGCGTATTGAGATCTCCAGCTACGAGTGCGGATGTGTTTCCCTTTTCAGTTCTATCAACTTGGGATTCGTATATTTTGAAACCATTATCTGGTCTATACCCATTTGGGATTAATATGGAAGCCAGCCAGTTAATTAGATTTTGTCCATGTGGATTTTGTCATCCTAAGAAGTGTGAGGCCCCTGAAGGCAGGAATTGTGTATTTTATGTCGGTATTCTTTGACCTAGCACTTCTCTCCGGTGAACACATGCTTAATTTGGGAAACCTATCCTGCAGCAGGAATTATAACAGGTGCTGGGTATACAGTGGGAAAATAGCACGTATTTCCCCATTCTTGGGAAGCTTACAGCACATCAgggttataaataaatatatatacatttaatgtataaatattagcttaatatttatatatttaatatttatataatttaatgtataaataatatatatacatatatatgtgtgtatatgtatatatatatatataaacacacacacacatatatatatctccccATTCTCAGAACAAAAATCTATTAGTCTgcgttctccagagaaacaataTAGATAGGTAAatcatattataaattatatattaatatatataaatatgtggaaatatgTATAGACATCTAGGtataactaatatataatatatattactacataataaataataatatataaacaggATATATGTATCTATTGTAGGGAATTGGCTcacacacttctggaggctgagaagtcctgaCATCCTCAATGAGCAGCAGCAACCTGGACACCCGGGAGAGCCATTGTTGTCATTCAGTCTGAGTCccaagtccaaaggcaggagaagacCGATGGCCCAGCTCGGAGGCAATCAGGCAAGAGGAACCCCTTCTTACTCAAGGGAGAGTCAGCCTTTTGTTCTGTTCCGGCTTTGGATGAGGCCTGTCCTCATCAGGGAGGGTAATCCGCTTCGTGAACTAAAATGTTAATCTTACGGAGAAACGCCCTTATAGAAACGCTCAGAACAATGTTTGGCCAAATATACGGGCACCCTGTGGACcagtcaggttgacacataaaatcagCCATCACAACTAAGACCGTCACGTGAGGCAGGATAGCAGGGTGTTGGCGTGTCCTGGCCTTAGAAGCCAGGAATGAATCCTGCTCCATCACTTACTAGATTGAAATCCTGAAAGTGACTGAATGTgtatgtgcctcagtttactcattacAAAAGTGTGGTTAACAAGGATACCCATCTCTTAGGGATCGGGTGAGAATTGCTTGAATTTGAACTTAGAATAATTGGGTTTTAAGTATTTCATGTAGATAATTATTAAATTCACATGAAAACAGTTACATGACTGTTGTAATACTCTCTTCACACAGGATAAAGTATAACTGGCCAGACTTGAGCTTTCCCATTTATGGCCAGGTCTCTGATATGCCTCCCTGAGATTTCACTCCACTGACTTTGATCCCGAGAAGAGTCACACGTTTCTAGACACAGCTCTGTTAGTATATGAGCAGCTAACCTTGTCTGTCATGTATGGGTTTTGTGTGCTTAACCTGACaggataattctttttctttgggttttaCGGGTTGGGTTGTTCAGTGGCCGTATGAGCAGTATGAACCAGATGTAGAAATTCAAGGGAGGAAAAGTCATTAGTGGCTGGGTGACTGACCTGTCTTTAGATGACTAGTAGCTTAATCAGAAATTATTTGACCTGAAACTGTCTGTCTGAGGAATGtccaagggattttttttaatggagttatTTTTGAAAAGGGACTCTAAGAAAGTTTACTCTGAAGTTCCATAGCAACGAAAAGCCTTTTTGAAGTtaataatcattcttttttttttaaggttttatttatttttgagacagagcatgagcaggggaggcacagagagagagggagacagaatccgaagcaggctccaggctctgagctgtcagcacagagcccgatgtggggctccaacccacaagctgtgagatcatgatctgagccaaagtctgatgctcagccgactaagccacGTTAATAATCATTCTTATCTGAAATCACATCCAATCTGTACACTGTAACTCTTTCCCAGGGTGCACTTGATCTTGGCCAACTAGCTTTGGTTCATCTACCATGAAAAGGATGCTAAACACTACTTTCaccttaaattcttaaaaaaaaattaaagaagttaaagttaaaaaatgaaaaacctctATCCTAAGTCTTTCTAAAATCTACGCTTCTCAAAAATCATggagcctcggggcgcctgggtggcgcagtcggttaagcgtccgacttcagccaggtcacgatctcgcggtccgggagttcgagccccgcgtcgggctctgggctgatggctcagagcctggagcctgtttccgattctgtgtctccctctctctctgcccctcccccgttcatgctctgtctctctctgtcccaaaaataaataaaaaacgttgaaaaaaaattaaaaaaaaaatcatggagccTGGTCTTAAATTTTATAGAGGAGTCTAGGTCTTTGAGACTGACTTACATCGGCGTAGGAAAAAATACGACACATAAATGTTGCTTTCCTAAGTGAGCAGGTTAAAACATTGAAACACATTACCAATTCATTCtcgtaaataatttaaaatcaactaaaaactaattaactggatttttttaagaaggaagaggggcacctgagggcctcagtcagttaagcatctgatgcttgattttggctcaggtcatgatctcacggttcatgagttcgagcctgcattgggctcagctctgaaagtgcagagcctgcttgggattctctccctccctctctctgccactaccctgctcgcactctctctctctctctcaaaataagtgagtaaacttaaaaaacatttttaaaaaaggaggaaagttaTGGCGCAGAccctgaagtcagactctcaggCCCAGGATGTACTATTTACTAAGTTCTGTCAGCCTCCCTGAGTGTCATTTTATTCCCATGGAATCTGAAAAAATACAGTGTATACTTCACAAGGTGTGGTGTAGTGacgaggaataaaaaaaaaaaatacagtatacaAATGACTTATAGGAAGAAACAGAGCAAGTACATTTACAAgtgtttcctttgtttatttgcaAAACACCCTTTGTGTGGTACTTATAAGGTCTAAGATTATagtgaatacataaaaatttttgtgGGAAATTTCTGTAGCTTTGGATAAAGGTGCTAAGTCAAATAGTCAAGAGATGCCAGAATTGAGTTTTGTATCAGGAATCTCAAGGGACTTTGTGATGGAGACACAGTGGTGATGTTGCAGAATTAAAGTGAGGAGAGTGAACGAGGAAATATCTCAGGTTCCTCGCATCTTCAAAATTTGGAGTACAATTCACCACCCACCGGGGTTGTCCTAAGAGTTGCAAACCTTTCACCTCCCTACAGCTTTGTCTGCATTTTCACGAATGGCCACTAGAGGGCAGGAGAACCAAACTGAAGCCCCCAGGCGGGTCTCCAAGATTGGAACCGTGCCTATTGGGGGGAATATTCTCAACTAATAGGGAACTTTTACCATACACGTCTGTTTccgaaataaataaatccatctcCACAAAGTCACCAAACATTCCCAAGCTCGGGCGAAGCACATTCTAAATAGTCCTCTACTTGATTTacaatttgtgaattttttttctctatatttatctGTAAATAACAGTAAGGCGATTATTTCTGAAATGCTGTCTGTTAAAAAGTACATGTTAACCCCATGTTATTGGCtcttaaagaaatacaaacttccagtcataaaatacATGATAATATTGTGAGAACgtttggtgacagatgatgaCTGTGCTTCATCATGGTGAACACTGAGGGATGTGCAGGACCGTTGAGTCATGTCGTACCCCTGAAACTAGTATCACGCTGTAAGTTAACTATGCTTCAATGTAAAAATCcctctttcggggcgcctgggtggctcagtccgttagccTCTGACTTCtacccagctcatgatctcacaggtcaagAGCTCAAGCCCCCTGTAGGGCtgtgtgcctggagcctgcttgggagtctgtgtccccctctcactctgcccctccccttctcccgctctctctttctctctcaaaaataaacattaaaaacattttcttaataaatttaaaaaaataaaaaatatctctttCCACATTGCTTCAATTTATGAACGATGTTTGAAGATTAAAAAGTTACCGTGTGTGTTGTAAAAATAATCTCACAAcatccaaaatgtttttaattacatCAGCCAACTcactgcccccttcccaccccccacccccccggtaATGCTGTTTCTCCTCTACTCCAGCAGTGCCCTGTACGGCCAGGCACACAAAATAGGCAGAAGGCAGGCTCCCCTGGGGATGCGCAGAGGAAAGGGCCCCACATGGGGGAGGTGTGCAGACGTCCCCCCAGTCTTAGGGGCTTCCGTTTCCAAACAAAACCCCGCAAGAGGGTTGAGCCCTGGCCTGGGTGGCCtgaacccccccacccctccccggcttCTCTACACTCTGTCCACTTAGTGTGTGCCCcgggccagtccctgcctctcctggcctcagtttcccggtTGGCTCCTGAGCGATGGACACAGACCTGCGTTCCCCCTCCCAAGCCCCCCCGTGGGTGCGGCCTGGGCTCCCAGCGCCTCGGCGGGTTTGGTGGGGTGCACTGTGGGAGGCACAGGGCCTCCTTCCCGCCTGCAGACTGGAGCGGACCCCGCCGGAcgccccagccccctgccccctgcccgcaGACAGCACGTGCACAAGAGTCCGCCTTGCCGCACGCACGCGCATCAGGATCACCAACGGCTGCCGGCCCGACGGGTACTGCGCGTCCCTGCTGGCTGCGCCGTGAGACCCCACGACCCCCAGGCCACCCCGCTCCAGCCAGCCAGGCAGGCCGGAGACCCGGGGTCACGGGCCTCGTGGAATACTGCCTTCCCTGCTGTGCTGGCCCCCAGAGTCCGCCCCAAGGTCAGCTTGCTCCGTGGCCGGGTCAGGAAAAGCTGAGTCCCGGCAGGGAGGTCGGtccaccccttccccctcttcctctaccttcttttctttgtgttcccGGCAGGCCCAGGGGACACAGGtccagcccatcccccctgccaTAAGAGGGGATGGGGGGAGCCAGGAGGGGCCCACAGTGACAGAGGGCCAGTGTTGGGGGTAGTCACTGTTATTAGGGGGCCCTTCCTGGGCACTCAGTGCCTTCACCCCGTTTTAGATGAGCAGTGGTACCAGCGCTCAAGGTCACTCGAGGGACCAAGCCCTGCAGAACTGAGGCTCTAAGGAGTCACCGCATAAGCTTGCCTGCCACAGGGCTATGACGTCTGATCCCACAGGTGTGCCGTGCACGGGAGCCTGAGGAGGTGGCCTCTGAGCTCAGCCTTGGCCATGAGTCTGTCGTGAATGGGGGTCCTGGAGAGGGGCAGTGCAGGCAGGGGGTTCCGTGGGAGCAAGGACCTCGTGGGTAAGGAGGGCTCCAGGGAGTCTGGAGCATGGTGTTAGGGGTACACACGGGGCCAGATCCCAGGGCTCTGAATGCCGGACAGAGTCAGGGACACTGCAGGTTCGGGCGGGCAGGTGACACAATCCTGGCCACCTTATTAGAGCCACGGCATCCTGGCGTTGGAGGGAGCCTAGTGGGCACGTTCTCGAGCACGCCAAAGCATGGATCCCTAGGAAACAGCCAGGGCTGAGGAGACCTGCTTCCGTGTCCTCACGTGCACAGTGAGGGCCCGGGCAGTCGTCTGCCTCCTGCGGGACCAGGTCCGCCGCCTGCCGGGGCCAGAGCTGGCTCCCTGTCAAAGGAGCCGTTCAGGATAGGTCCGTCCCCACGAAGTCTGGGGCCAAGGCagcactgtgccacccagatggCCAAGGTGCTCCTGCACTGTCGCTGCTGTCGTCAGGGTGACGAGGATGGAAGCACGCGGTCCTCCTGCGGACTGGAGAAGAGTGAGGGGCCGTGCCTGCAGCCGGGAGGGCGCGGCTCCCGCCGACTCACTGGGGACGTGCGGAGACCGACTCCCACGACCTGGGAAGCCCCAGACTCTTCAGTCACCCACGCTAGCAGGCAGCTTTGGGGGGTTCCAGGAACTGGGGTCCTTGGCTCTTTTTTGTGGGTGCAGATTAGGGAGCACTGGCATGGGGAAGCGGGGGTGGGCATGC
This genomic window contains:
- the LOC101097564 gene encoding malignant T-cell-amplified sequence 1; this translates as MFKKFDEKENVSNCIQLKTSVIKGIKNQLIEQFPGIEPWLNQILPKKDPVKIVRCHEHIEILTVNGELLFFRQREGPFYPTLRLLHKYPFILPHQQVDKGAIKFVLSGANIMCPGLTSPGAKLYPAAVDTVVAIMAEGKQHALCVGVMKMSAEDIEKVNKGIGIENIHYLNDGLWHMKTYK